One Cellulomonas sp. WB94 genomic window, CGGCGCGCGATGCGGGCGACCAGGAGGACGGCGATGATCCCGGCGACGGCCGGCCCGAGCCGCCAGGCCGCCGAGCTCGTGACGCCGCCGCCGAGCTGGATCCCGAGCGCGATCATCCACTTGCCGACGGGCGGGTGCACGACGTACTCGGGGCTGATCCCGAGCATGCTGACGTCGCCCGCCTCGAACCGGGGGTTCGGGTCGTCGCCCCACCCGGCCTCGTAGCCGCGGACCAGCAGCGAGTACGCCTCCTTGACGTAGTACGTCTCGTCGAACACCAGGACGTGCGGCCGGCCGAGGTCCCACAGCCGCACGATCGCGGCGAGGGCGGTCACGGCGAGCGGCCAGAGCCAGCCGAGGAGGCGCGCGCGCGGGGTGCTGTCGAGCGCGAGCGTGCGCTCGCCGAGCAGGCGACGCAGGAGGCGGGTCTCGGTCGGCACGATGGGCTCGCCCAGAGCCTCCTCGACCGGACCGTACGGCGAGGCGGGGACGAGGTCGCCGAGCACGGCTGCGTCGTCGTCGTCAGGGGTGCGCGGCACCCGGTCATCGTAGGGGGACGCGCTGAGCCGAGGGCTGGGAACGGCCCGACCGCTCGCGACGGGTGCAGGCGTGCGGGGCAGGTCGCCGGCGAGGTGGCAGGCTTGCGGACGTGACCCACCCCGACGCCCCGCCGACCGGCCGTCTCGTCCTCGCGGCGACGCCCATCGGCAACGTCGAGGACGCTTCGCCGCGGCTGCGCCGGCTCCTCGCGGAGTCCGAGGTGGTCGCCGCCGAGGACACGCGCCGGCTGCGTGCGCTCGCTGCCCGGATGGGCGTGACGATCGGCGGCCGGGTCGTCAGCTACCACGAGCACAACGAGGGCGAGCGGGCGGGCGAGCTGCTCGACGTCGTCCGCGGCGGCGGCACCGTCGTGGTCGTGACTGATGCCGGCATGCCGTCCGTCTCGGACCCAGGGTTCCGGGTCGTCGCGGCGGCCGTCGAGGCGGGCGTGCCGGTGACTGCGGCGCCCGGACCGAGCGCGGTCCTCACGGCGCTCGCCCTGTCCGGCCTGCCGACCGACCGGTTCTGCTTCGAGGGGTTCCCGCCGCGCAAGCCGGGCGAGCGCGCACGAGCTCTCGCCGAGCTCGCGACCGAGCGCCGGACGTTGGTCTTCTTCGAGGCGCCCCACCGCCTCGGCCAGACCCTCGCGGCGATGGCCGACGCGTTCGGTCCGCAGCGCCCCGCCGCGGTGTGCCGCGAGCTGACCAAGACGTACGAGGAGGTCGTGCGCGGCCCGCTGGTCGACCTCGTGGCCTGGGCTGTCGCGGGCGAGGTGCGCGGCGAGATCGCGATCGTGGTCGGCGGCGACGTCGGGCACCCCGTGGCCACGACGGCCGACCTCGTCGCGGAGGTGCTGGCGCGCGCCGACGCCGGCGAGCGGCTCAAGGACGCCGTGGCCGACGTCGCGGAGACGGCCCGCGTCCCCAAGCGCGAGCTGTACGCGGCGGCCCTTGCGGCGCGCACCCGCTGACCAGGGTCGAATCGTTACGATGGCAGCCATGACCTGCGATCGGCTCGAGGAGGACTACGACGGCGCCCGGCCGGTGCGCACCCTCGTGCACCTGTTCGCCGGCCAGCGCTGGCGCATCGCGCTCGCGGCGTTCGCGTTCGCGCTCAAGCACTCGCCCGTGTGGATCATGCCGCTGCTCACGGCCGAGGTCATCGACATCGTCGTGCAGCACCGCCCGCTGCGTGACCTGTGGTGGTCGGCGGTCCTCATGTCGGTCTTCATCGCGCAGAACTACCCGCTGACCTGGGTGTACACGCGTCAGCTCTCCGTGTCGGTGCGGACCGTCGAGACCAACCTGCGGATGGCGTTGGCGCGCCGGCTGCAGGAGCTCTCGATCGGGTACCACCGTCGGATCAGCGCCGGGGTGCTGCAGGCCAAGATCGTCCGTGACGTCGAGAACGTCGTGGAGACCACCCGGCAGACATTCGACTCCGGCATGGCGGCGACCACGACGCTCGCGGGGGCGATCGTCATCACCGCGGTGCGGGTCCCGGAGTTCCTGCCGGTGTTCGTCGTCGCCGTCCCGGTCTCGGCGCTGCTCGTCACGGCGATGCGCCGCCGGATGGTCGCCCGCAACGCCGCGTTCCGCGTCCAGGTCGAGCGGATGTCCGCGCGCGTGAGCGAGATGACGCACCTCATCCCCATCACGCGCGCGCACGCGCTCGAGCAAGACGAGCTCGACCGGATGGGGTCGTCGCTCGTGGGCGTGCGCGAGGCGGGCATCCGCCTCGACGTCGTCAACGGGCGGTTCGGCGCCCTCGCCTGGATCACGTTCCAGCTGCTGAGCGTCGGCTGCCTCGTCGGGGCGGCGTGGGTCGCGTGGACCGGCAGGTTCGACGTGAGCGCGGGCGACGTCGTCATGCTGTCGAGCTACTTCATGGCGCTCACGGGGTCGGTGACCGCGCTGCTCGGCCTGGCGCCCGTCGTCACGAAGGGGCTCGAGTCGGTGCGGTCGATGGGCGAGGTCCTCACCGAGCCCGACCTCGAGCGCAACGCCGGCAAGGCCCTGGTCAGCGAGGTCGCCGGGGCGGTCCGGTTCGAGCACGTCGGTTTCGCGTACGACGACGCGCCCGACGAGCACGCGATCGAGGACTTCAGCCTCGACGTCGTGCCGGGGGAGACAGTCGCGCTGGTCGGGCCGTCGGGGTCGGGCAAGTCGACGGTGCTCAACCTGGTCATCGGGTTCCTCAAGCCGACGTCGGGCCGGATTCTGCTCGACGGGCGCGACGTGACCGGGCTCGACCTGCGCAGCTATCGGAGGCACCTCGCGGTCGTGCCGCAGGAGTCGCTGCTGTTCGAGGGCAGCGTGCGCGCGAACGTCACGTACGGCAGCCCCGAGCTGACCGACGACGCCGTGCGCGCCGCGCTGCGTGACGCCAACGCGCTGGACTTCGTCGAGCAGATGGGCGGGCTCGACGCCGTCATCGGTGAGCGTGGCGCCCGGCTCTCGGGCGGTCAGCGCCAGCGGATCGCGATCGCCCGGGCCCTCGTTCGCAACCCGCGCGTGCTCGTGCTCGACGAGGCGACCTCGGCCCTCGACACCGCATCCGAGCGGCTCGTCCAGGAGGCCCTCGCGCGGCTCATGCACGGACGGACGACGTTCGTCGTCGCGCATCGGCTGTCGACGATCCAGGGCGCCGACCGGATCGTCGTCATGCGGGCGGGACGGCTCGTGGAGATCGGGTCGCACGCCGAGCTCATGGCGGCCGACGGGCCCTACTCGGCGCTGCAGGCACCGGGCGCCCAGGCGCGCTGAGCCGTCCGGATCACACGGCGGACGAGGGGACCAGCTCGACCCCGGCCGCGGCGAGCTCGGTGCGCGCGGCGGCGCCCTGCTCGGGCGTGACGGGCACCGTCAGGTCGGTGAGCACCCGGGTCGCCAGGCCGAGCGCGTGGGCGTCCAGGGCCGTGGCCTTGACGCAGTGCGACTCGGCGATGCCGACGACGTCGACCGCCGCGATCCCCGCGTCACGCAGGACCGTCTCGAGCGTGCGGCCCTGCGGGTCCGTCCCCTCGAAGCCCGAGTACGCGGCGGCGTACGCGCCCTTGCGGACGCTCGCGTCCGGGTGGAGGTCGGCGAGGGCGGGGTGCAGCTCGGCCTCGGCCGTCCCGGCGACACCGTGCGGCGGCCAGGTGTCGACGTAGTCCGGTGCGTCGCTGAAGTGGGCGCCCGGGTCGACGTGCCAGTCCTGGGTCGTCACGACGGCGTCGTAGCGGTCCCGGTGCGCCGCGGCGTAGGCCGCGATGGCGCCGGCGACCGCATTGCCGCCGACGAC contains:
- the rsmI gene encoding 16S rRNA (cytidine(1402)-2'-O)-methyltransferase; amino-acid sequence: MTHPDAPPTGRLVLAATPIGNVEDASPRLRRLLAESEVVAAEDTRRLRALAARMGVTIGGRVVSYHEHNEGERAGELLDVVRGGGTVVVVTDAGMPSVSDPGFRVVAAAVEAGVPVTAAPGPSAVLTALALSGLPTDRFCFEGFPPRKPGERARALAELATERRTLVFFEAPHRLGQTLAAMADAFGPQRPAAVCRELTKTYEEVVRGPLVDLVAWAVAGEVRGEIAIVVGGDVGHPVATTADLVAEVLARADAGERLKDAVADVAETARVPKRELYAAALAARTR
- a CDS encoding ABC transporter ATP-binding protein translates to MTCDRLEEDYDGARPVRTLVHLFAGQRWRIALAAFAFALKHSPVWIMPLLTAEVIDIVVQHRPLRDLWWSAVLMSVFIAQNYPLTWVYTRQLSVSVRTVETNLRMALARRLQELSIGYHRRISAGVLQAKIVRDVENVVETTRQTFDSGMAATTTLAGAIVITAVRVPEFLPVFVVAVPVSALLVTAMRRRMVARNAAFRVQVERMSARVSEMTHLIPITRAHALEQDELDRMGSSLVGVREAGIRLDVVNGRFGALAWITFQLLSVGCLVGAAWVAWTGRFDVSAGDVVMLSSYFMALTGSVTALLGLAPVVTKGLESVRSMGEVLTEPDLERNAGKALVSEVAGAVRFEHVGFAYDDAPDEHAIEDFSLDVVPGETVALVGPSGSGKSTVLNLVIGFLKPTSGRILLDGRDVTGLDLRSYRRHLAVVPQESLLFEGSVRANVTYGSPELTDDAVRAALRDANALDFVEQMGGLDAVIGERGARLSGGQRQRIAIARALVRNPRVLVLDEATSALDTASERLVQEALARLMHGRTTFVVAHRLSTIQGADRIVVMRAGRLVEIGSHAELMAADGPYSALQAPGAQAR
- a CDS encoding isochorismatase family protein; its protein translation is MTTTHPTTADDGTTHDVRRALLVVDVQPTFCEGGALAVVGGNAVAGAIAAYAAAHRDRYDAVVTTQDWHVDPGAHFSDAPDYVDTWPPHGVAGTAEAELHPALADLHPDASVRKGAYAAAYSGFEGTDPQGRTLETVLRDAGIAAVDVVGIAESHCVKATALDAHALGLATRVLTDLTVPVTPEQGAAARTELAAAGVELVPSSAV